One window of the Eucalyptus grandis isolate ANBG69807.140 chromosome 6, ASM1654582v1, whole genome shotgun sequence genome contains the following:
- the LOC120294245 gene encoding MDIS1-interacting receptor like kinase 2-like, whose product MGSPGSETPVNLLASFALSTALFVIIPAYASSLEAQALLKWKSSLLNQNLSTSSLFSWTLPPQNATGSNATVSSPYSWYGISCNPARSVIGINLTNSNIRGTLNEFPFSSLPYLTYIDMYINELFGGIPPQVSLLTNLTYLDLSFNQLSGKIPREISNLMKLEVLHLLSNKLSGSIPDEIGQFRLLNELALLARLYIYNNSFSGPIPLEIGNLTNLEEIYMDTNFLMGPIPPTFGKLTKLTQLHVYDNELSGSIPPELGNLKLLRQLALHYNNLTSSIPSTSGNLTELTLLYLYGNMLSGNIPDDLGNLRAMINL is encoded by the exons ATGGGTTCACCAGGATCAGAAACACCAGTGAATCTTCTAGCCTCCTTTGCCCTTTCCACAGCGCTTTTTGTCATCATTCCTGCTTATGCCTCCTCACTAGAAGCACAAGCCCTTCTCAAATGGAAATCCAGCCTTCTAAACCAAAACCTATCCACCTCTTCTCTATTTTCATGGACTCTCCCTCCTCAAAATGCTACCGGCTCCAATGCAACAGTGTCAAGCCCGTACAGTTGGTATGGAATCTCGTGTAACCCAGCCAGAAGTGTGATTGGAATCAATCTCACCAATTCGAATATTAGAGGTACACTCAATGAATTCCCATTCTCATCTTTGCCGTATCTTACCTATATAGACATGTACATAAACGAACTCTTCGGCGGTATTCCGCCTCAAGTCAGTCTTTTGACCAATCTCACCTACCTTGACCTCTCCTTTAATCAATTATCCGGGAAAATACCACGGGAGATTAGTAATCTCATGAAGCTTGAGGTGCTACATCTGCTCTCTAACAAGTTGAGTGGCTCTATCCCTGATGAAATAGGTCAGTTCCGTTTGTTGAACGAGCTTGCCCT CCTCGCTAGACTATACATCTATAACAATTCATTTTCTGGTCCCATTCCTCTTGAAATTGGGAATTTGACAAACTTggaggagatttacatggataCCAACTTCCTGATGGGGCCAATTCCTCCCACATTTGGGAAATTGACGAAACTAACCCAACTCCATGTATATGATAATGAACTTAGTGGTTCTATCCCACCAGAGCTGGGGAACTTGAAACTTCTTCGTCAACTCGCCCTACACTACAATAATCTTACTAGTTCAATCCCCTCGACATCAGGCAATTTGACAGAGCTTACCCTTCTTTATCTGTATGGCAACATGCTTTCTGGTAACATTCCTGATGATTTAGGAAACCTCCGAGCTATGATCAATTTGTAG